A genomic segment from Sulfuritalea hydrogenivorans sk43H encodes:
- the ycaO gene encoding 30S ribosomal protein S12 methylthiotransferase accessory factor YcaO, translating to MQTESYIAGKDASLESSIATMQGKLEALGFHVEERSWLNPVDGAWSVHVRDRDCPLLFTNGKGASRLAALASALGEFFERLSCNYFWTHYYLGDQFANRDFAHYPREKWFQPGANGEWPEQLLTPELRALYNPDGSIDANALVDLNSGDAERGICALPYVRQRDGETVWFPVNIIGNLYVSNGMSAGNTEMEARTQALSEILERHIKFRIISEGLCLPDVPDEVIARYPRIEAGIRGLREAGFGILVKDASLGGEYPVMNVTLLHPEDQGCFSSFGAHPRFEIALERALTELLQGRGLDALAGFPEPGFDLDEIAASPNIEIHFVDSSGIISWNFLSGTPDFEFVDWNFSNTTAEDYQWLVERIHRSGHDIYIADFTHLGVYACRILVPGMSEIYPLDDLEWENNSVGNAIREAILHLPELDDEECANLLDTLNDLDLQDARPVAALIGLAADEGSLWSDLRVGELKTLLALAIGDGDAIREGCEWVRHFEQLDPARRRIYRCIEILLKLGGAEGHRGALEHLYGTDTVATAEAMLRREQRFFGLDTPGMGLAGCDLHQRLLAAYAKLPH from the coding sequence ATGCAAACAGAAAGCTACATCGCCGGCAAGGACGCTTCCCTCGAATCGTCCATCGCCACCATGCAGGGCAAGCTGGAAGCGCTCGGCTTCCATGTCGAGGAACGTTCATGGTTGAATCCGGTGGATGGCGCCTGGTCGGTGCATGTGCGCGACCGCGATTGCCCGCTGCTGTTCACCAACGGCAAGGGCGCCTCGCGGCTGGCCGCGCTGGCGAGCGCGCTCGGCGAGTTCTTCGAGCGGCTGTCCTGCAACTACTTCTGGACGCACTACTACCTCGGCGACCAGTTTGCCAACCGCGACTTCGCCCACTACCCGCGTGAAAAATGGTTTCAGCCCGGCGCCAATGGCGAATGGCCGGAACAGTTGCTGACGCCCGAACTGCGCGCGCTCTACAACCCCGACGGATCGATCGACGCCAATGCGCTGGTGGACCTCAATTCCGGCGACGCCGAGCGCGGCATCTGCGCCCTGCCCTACGTGCGGCAACGCGATGGCGAGACGGTCTGGTTCCCGGTCAACATCATCGGCAACCTGTACGTCAGCAACGGCATGTCGGCCGGCAACACCGAGATGGAAGCGCGCACCCAGGCGTTGTCGGAAATCCTCGAGCGCCACATCAAGTTCCGCATCATCAGCGAAGGGCTGTGCCTGCCCGACGTTCCCGACGAGGTGATCGCGCGTTATCCGCGCATCGAAGCCGGCATCCGCGGCTTGCGCGAGGCCGGCTTCGGCATCCTGGTCAAGGACGCGTCGCTCGGTGGCGAATACCCGGTGATGAACGTCACGCTGCTGCATCCCGAGGACCAGGGCTGCTTCTCCAGCTTCGGCGCCCATCCGCGTTTCGAGATCGCACTCGAACGCGCGCTGACCGAGCTGCTGCAGGGCCGCGGCCTCGATGCGCTGGCCGGCTTCCCCGAGCCCGGTTTCGACCTCGACGAAATCGCCGCCTCGCCCAACATCGAGATCCACTTTGTCGATTCCAGCGGCATCATCAGCTGGAACTTCCTGAGTGGCACGCCGGATTTCGAATTCGTCGACTGGAACTTCAGCAATACCACGGCGGAGGATTACCAGTGGCTGGTGGAACGGATTCATCGCTCCGGCCACGACATCTACATCGCCGACTTCACGCACCTCGGGGTCTATGCCTGCCGCATCCTGGTGCCGGGCATGTCGGAGATCTATCCGCTGGACGATCTGGAGTGGGAGAACAACAGCGTCGGCAACGCCATCCGCGAAGCCATCCTGCACCTGCCGGAACTCGACGACGAAGAATGCGCCAACCTGCTGGACACGCTGAACGACCTCGACCTGCAGGACGCCCGCCCCGTTGCGGCGCTGATCGGCCTCGCCGCCGACGAGGGCTCGCTGTGGAGCGACCTGCGCGTGGGCGAACTGAAGACGCTGCTGGCGCTGGCCATCGGCGATGGGGATGCGATCCGCGAAGGCTGCGAATGGGTGCGCCACTTCGAGCAGCTCGATCCCGCGCGCCGCCGGATCTATCGCTGCATCGAGATCCTGCTGAAACTGGGCGGCGCCGAGGGGCATCGCGGCGCACTGGAACATCTCTACGGTACGGACACCGTGGCCACCGCCGAGGCCATGCTGCGGCGGGAGCAGCGCTTTTTCGGCCTCGATACGCCGGGCATGGGGCTCGCCGGCTGCGATCTGCATCAGCGCTTGCTGGCGGCCTACGCCAAGCTACCTCACTAG
- a CDS encoding endonuclease/exonuclease/phosphatase family protein has product MTLPLSVATWNIHKGFSQFNRRMMVHELRERLRELSADIVFLQEVQGLHLGHAERHPDWPATPQHEFLAEDVWGNHSYGRNMVYDHGHHGNAILSRFPILHEHNQDVTHLRFEKRGLLHCAIELPRLAQPLHCVCVHLSLFARSRRRQMDALGSRIENLVPADAPLLIAGDFNDWRNHADDLLADRLGLVEVFAGEGRRPSRSYPAALPMFRLDRIYQRGLQVAATEVHAGPPWSSISDHAALSAELQVRIDVP; this is encoded by the coding sequence ATGACACTCCCGCTCTCCGTTGCCACCTGGAACATCCACAAGGGTTTTTCGCAGTTCAATCGGCGCATGATGGTGCACGAGCTGCGCGAGCGTCTGCGCGAACTGTCGGCCGACATCGTCTTCCTGCAGGAAGTGCAGGGCCTGCATCTGGGGCATGCCGAGCGGCATCCGGACTGGCCCGCGACGCCGCAGCACGAATTCCTCGCCGAGGACGTCTGGGGCAACCACTCCTACGGCCGCAACATGGTCTATGACCACGGCCATCACGGCAACGCGATTCTTTCGCGCTTTCCCATCCTGCACGAACACAACCAGGATGTGACCCACCTGCGTTTCGAGAAACGCGGCCTGCTGCATTGCGCGATCGAGCTGCCGCGACTGGCGCAGCCGCTGCACTGCGTCTGCGTGCATCTGTCGCTGTTTGCGCGCTCGCGGCGGCGGCAGATGGACGCGCTGGGGAGCCGGATCGAGAACCTGGTGCCGGCGGATGCACCGCTGCTGATCGCCGGCGACTTCAACGACTGGCGCAACCACGCCGACGACCTGCTGGCGGATCGTCTCGGCCTGGTCGAAGTGTTTGCCGGCGAAGGCCGGCGACCGTCGCGCAGTTACCCGGCCGCGCTGCCCATGTTCCGCCTCGACCGCATTTACCAGCGCGGCCTGCAGGTGGCTGCGACGGAAGTCCATGCCGGGCCGCCGTGGTCGAGCATTTCCGATCACGCCGCGCTTTCCGCCGAACTTCAGGTCAGGATCGACGTACCGTGA
- the clsB gene encoding cardiolipin synthase ClsB yields the protein MSADRGDAASHDFLAGNRLSLLNSGGEYFPALIAQIDAAVHEVHLETYIFADDATGRLVAAALNRAAQRGVAVRVLVDGFGAREFAAGLGVELEAGGVEVMTYRPEVGNTRFRRHRLRRLHRKLSVFDGRVAFVGGINVIDDFDDGKAESARFDYAVRIEGPLVPRIHAAMRHVWRLVRWARLGRRPPPPAALPVVPAASGTTKAALLVRDNLRHRRDIENAYLAAIHSAREEIVISNAYFLPGRRFRNALLAAAKRGVSVKLLLQGRVEHVLQHYATQSLYDRMLAAGVRVFEYEKAFLHAKVAVIDGDWATVGSSNIDPFSLLLAREANVVVRDAEFAGQLRASLLTAIEGVAIEIRAEDQRSRSWLVRLASAAAYGLVRFMIGVTRYGGKQYAD from the coding sequence GTGAGCGCCGACCGGGGGGATGCCGCTTCGCATGACTTTCTTGCCGGCAATCGACTGTCTTTGCTCAACTCGGGAGGCGAGTATTTTCCCGCGCTGATCGCCCAGATCGATGCAGCAGTGCACGAAGTGCATCTGGAAACCTACATTTTTGCCGACGACGCCACCGGACGCCTGGTGGCTGCCGCGCTGAATCGTGCCGCGCAGCGGGGTGTCGCCGTGCGCGTGCTGGTGGACGGTTTCGGCGCGCGCGAGTTTGCGGCGGGTCTGGGCGTCGAGCTGGAGGCCGGCGGCGTCGAGGTGATGACCTATCGTCCGGAGGTGGGAAACACCCGCTTCAGGCGCCATCGCCTGCGCCGGTTGCACCGCAAGCTTTCCGTTTTCGACGGCCGCGTTGCTTTTGTCGGCGGCATCAATGTGATCGACGATTTCGATGACGGCAAGGCGGAGTCGGCGCGTTTCGATTATGCGGTACGCATCGAAGGTCCGCTGGTGCCGCGCATCCATGCGGCCATGCGCCACGTCTGGCGGCTGGTGCGCTGGGCCCGTCTCGGGCGCCGTCCGCCGCCGCCTGCTGCGTTGCCGGTCGTGCCGGCCGCGAGCGGCACGACGAAGGCCGCGCTGCTGGTCCGCGACAACCTGCGCCATCGCCGCGACATCGAGAACGCCTATCTGGCGGCCATCCATTCCGCCCGCGAGGAGATCGTGATTTCCAACGCCTACTTCCTTCCGGGCCGCCGTTTTCGCAATGCCCTGCTGGCGGCGGCGAAGCGTGGTGTCAGCGTCAAGCTGTTGCTGCAAGGCCGCGTCGAGCATGTCCTGCAGCACTATGCGACGCAGTCGCTCTACGACCGCATGCTGGCAGCGGGCGTCCGCGTTTTCGAATACGAGAAGGCCTTCCTGCATGCCAAGGTCGCGGTGATCGACGGCGACTGGGCCACCGTCGGCTCCTCGAATATCGATCCTTTCAGCCTGCTGCTGGCACGCGAAGCGAATGTCGTGGTACGCGATGCCGAGTTCGCCGGGCAACTGCGGGCCAGCCTCCTGACCGCCATCGAAGGCGTTGCCATCGAAATCCGGGCGGAGGATCAGCGCAGCCGTTCGTGGCTGGTGCGCCTCGCCAGCGCCGCCGCCTACGGCCTGGTGCGCTTCATGATCGGCGTCACGCGCTACGGCGGCAAGCAGTACGCCGACTAG
- a CDS encoding caspase family protein, with product MWSRIAGFILLLTIGCACAAERNVTVSRVDAAASGKRVALVIGNGKYPGAPLRNPVNDARDIAAALKKLGFEVIERFDVPQKEMNRAITQFGARLSGDTAALFYYAGHGIQVRGKNYLVPIDAQIATEASVRSETVDVDALLEQLGTSPLNIVILDACRNNPFERRFRGTGGGLAQMDAPKGTLIAYATAPGKVALDGEGRNGLYTQELLKQMQTPGLSVESMFKRVRARVAKATGDNQMPWEASSLTGEFYFNPAAGRTEVAIAAPASAIHVQSPEEIEQDYWDRAKGLPGTTGYEEYLKRYPEGRFEAIAKLEIAKLGQGAAIRHPHDGIWAGEVETSGDLFGRGATTRVQIRVEQSRLVGSATITNDNRVFSGTVDREGNLVDARITGKSQTYRLAGKLWDASGDGSGGWKLKMRLKPQGAVIAGQGTRSGPPESMIRGALVRTQGDGKRWLIVVQEPNCKYCKKQEEELAKMQNLTIYTHIKTFTDDARRRRKDILCAIDPVSAWAGWMLSGIAPVGRPDCDGQEASPPEDLRSWLDSLAATPTILLPDGQVVTGYLAHPALESRLGQAWSSSNAGR from the coding sequence ATGTGGTCCCGCATAGCAGGCTTCATTCTTTTGCTGACGATTGGCTGCGCCTGTGCCGCGGAGCGCAATGTCACGGTCAGCCGTGTCGATGCCGCCGCCAGCGGCAAACGCGTGGCCCTCGTCATCGGCAATGGCAAATATCCCGGCGCTCCGCTCAGGAACCCGGTCAATGATGCTCGCGACATCGCGGCCGCACTGAAGAAGCTCGGCTTTGAGGTGATCGAGAGATTCGATGTTCCGCAGAAGGAGATGAATCGCGCCATCACTCAGTTTGGCGCCAGGCTTTCGGGCGACACTGCGGCCCTGTTCTATTACGCTGGTCATGGCATTCAGGTAAGAGGAAAGAATTACCTCGTCCCCATCGATGCCCAGATAGCCACGGAAGCATCGGTACGCAGCGAAACCGTCGACGTGGATGCCCTGCTCGAACAACTGGGCACCAGCCCGCTCAACATCGTCATCCTCGACGCTTGCCGCAACAACCCGTTCGAACGCAGGTTCCGCGGCACCGGTGGCGGTCTCGCGCAGATGGACGCGCCCAAGGGCACGCTGATCGCCTACGCCACGGCGCCGGGCAAGGTCGCCTTGGATGGCGAAGGCAGAAACGGCCTCTATACCCAGGAACTCCTCAAGCAGATGCAGACGCCAGGACTTTCGGTGGAAAGCATGTTCAAGCGCGTGCGTGCCAGGGTGGCCAAGGCGACAGGAGACAACCAGATGCCGTGGGAGGCGTCATCCCTGACTGGCGAGTTCTATTTCAATCCGGCAGCGGGCCGAACCGAAGTGGCGATTGCCGCTCCCGCATCGGCGATCCATGTTCAAAGCCCGGAGGAAATCGAGCAGGACTACTGGGATCGGGCCAAAGGATTACCCGGCACAACGGGTTATGAAGAATATTTGAAGCGATATCCGGAAGGAAGATTTGAAGCCATAGCGAAACTTGAAATTGCGAAGCTCGGTCAAGGCGCCGCGATCAGGCATCCCCACGATGGCATCTGGGCGGGCGAGGTGGAAACCAGTGGCGATCTGTTCGGCAGGGGCGCGACAACGCGCGTCCAGATCAGGGTCGAGCAAAGCCGTCTCGTCGGCAGCGCCACCATCACGAACGACAACCGCGTCTTCTCCGGGACCGTGGATCGCGAAGGCAATCTCGTGGATGCGCGCATCACTGGAAAGTCACAGACATACCGGCTTGCCGGAAAGCTTTGGGACGCGTCCGGCGACGGATCAGGCGGGTGGAAACTCAAGATGCGTCTGAAACCCCAGGGCGCGGTGATTGCCGGCCAGGGCACAAGGTCCGGGCCGCCGGAATCGATGATCAGAGGGGCGCTGGTCCGCACCCAGGGCGACGGAAAACGATGGCTGATAGTCGTCCAGGAGCCCAACTGCAAGTATTGCAAGAAGCAGGAAGAAGAGCTTGCGAAGATGCAGAATCTGACAATCTATACGCACATCAAGACGTTTACCGATGATGCCAGACGCAGGCGAAAGGACATTCTTTGCGCCATCGATCCGGTGAGTGCGTGGGCCGGCTGGATGCTTTCAGGTATCGCACCGGTCGGCAGGCCGGATTGTGA